In bacterium, a single genomic region encodes these proteins:
- a CDS encoding glycosyltransferase family 39 protein: protein MINRRYILVAALLFGFTAAAFLYFSVWNPEFWFDEGIFVQLVRNIAEQGVWGIEIAPGTFYNAALITMGYPTIYPAVAAILIFGFSVTVFHIVAVLFALGLVVAFFFLSRKLYGNRIACVGTALLTTFTPLYGNGKSFAGETPALFFLVAGLLLLLYAEQSAKASSVLFAASGVVLGFAASAKPTFLVILPALFLALLFNARRMVLTPEGRRQTLWLALGCVGAILWWIFTQFGGASSLARIFGHYANPYYVADFVPLIAANIARFFTESTPAHLLVLFLVAFAFLVKKIWQQRGVSMAEIAAFLFALLTLAFYVRTEGWYRYFYPAHIMLFLFLAPGIDAMLGVALKRDGLRLKFFAALIAVFIGAQLVPLWKEGSRVRDVLPVTIGSHLEALRSDNNVFFYNLPQIAARHQSSAFYQYIRMSDRFIVGQENEAKLLRGVFSTIFVPRNSGPEIERIPPCYAFQGDVGKIFMYRRDSARACSDES from the coding sequence ATGATAAATCGACGATACATCCTTGTTGCGGCATTGTTATTCGGATTCACCGCTGCGGCGTTTTTGTATTTTTCCGTGTGGAATCCTGAATTTTGGTTTGACGAAGGGATTTTTGTCCAGCTTGTCCGGAACATTGCGGAGCAGGGTGTTTGGGGTATAGAAATCGCTCCCGGCACGTTTTATAACGCGGCGCTTATCACGATGGGGTACCCGACGATTTACCCCGCGGTCGCGGCAATCTTGATCTTCGGATTTTCCGTTACGGTGTTTCACATTGTCGCGGTGCTTTTCGCGCTTGGACTTGTCGTGGCTTTCTTCTTTCTGTCGCGGAAACTCTACGGGAATCGGATCGCATGCGTTGGAACGGCATTGCTTACAACTTTTACGCCGCTCTATGGCAACGGAAAAAGCTTTGCCGGGGAAACGCCCGCGCTGTTCTTTTTAGTGGCTGGCTTGCTGTTACTTCTGTACGCCGAGCAATCCGCAAAGGCATCGTCGGTACTTTTTGCCGCCTCCGGTGTTGTGTTGGGGTTCGCGGCAAGCGCGAAGCCGACGTTTCTCGTTATACTACCCGCGTTATTTCTTGCACTGCTTTTTAATGCGCGCCGTATGGTACTTACGCCCGAGGGCCGGCGGCAAACGCTCTGGCTTGCGTTAGGATGCGTTGGGGCCATTTTGTGGTGGATATTCACGCAGTTTGGCGGGGCGTCCTCCCTCGCGCGAATTTTCGGGCATTACGCGAATCCGTATTACGTCGCGGATTTTGTTCCGCTTATTGCGGCGAATATAGCGCGTTTTTTTACTGAATCAACACCTGCACATTTGCTTGTATTGTTCCTCGTCGCATTCGCGTTTCTTGTTAAAAAAATATGGCAGCAGAGAGGAGTGTCGATGGCGGAAATCGCGGCATTTCTTTTCGCGCTCCTGACGCTCGCGTTCTATGTGCGCACCGAAGGATGGTATCGTTATTTTTATCCCGCGCACATCATGCTTTTTCTTTTCCTCGCGCCCGGCATTGATGCGATGCTTGGCGTTGCGCTGAAACGTGACGGGTTGCGTCTTAAGTTTTTTGCGGCGCTCATCGCCGTATTTATTGGAGCGCAGCTTGTTCCGCTTTGGAAGGAGGGGAGCCGTGTCCGGGACGTGTTGCCGGTAACGATAGGGTCACACCTTGAAGCGTTACGCAGCGACAATAACGTGTTTTTCTACAATTTGCCGCAGATTGCCGCGCGGCACCAGTCAAGCGCGTTTTACCAATACATCCGCATGAGCGACCGGTTTATTGTGGGGCAAGAAAATGAGGCAAAGCTCCTGCGGGGTGTTTTTTCAACAATTTTTGTCCCGAGGAATTCCGGACCTGAAATAGAAAGAATCCCACCATGCTACGCATTTCAGGGCGACGTCGGGAAAATCTTTATGTATCGGCGCGATAGCGCTCGTGCGTGTTCTGACGAAAGTTAA
- a CDS encoding glycosyltransferase produces the protein MVRTIYPPATNIMKIAYLANIRLPTEKAHGIQVVHMCAAFAAAGNAVTLVVPRRLNMLKDDPFVFYGVPRNFSIRKIFVADFLALPFLKQLGFVLESMSFIKALWWHLLFNTYDAYYTRDLAVAAGLLTRVPVFYEIHSLPERENWLHRRAWRRAKGIVVISDGLRKALIAFGVPEQKILLARDAVDMKKFYITASRDECRAKLHLPADKKIVAYTGHLYDWKGADVLARAAAELPPDTHVYVVGGTLADTEAFNRRFPSANLHVLGWRSSSEIPLWLKAADVLVLPTSGKTAIGARYTSPMKLFEYMASGTPIVASDLPSIREVLNESQAIFVHPDDSLALAGGIAAVLHNEHAAHQIALAAQNHVREYSWENRALQIIKFMESF, from the coding sequence ATGGTACGAACAATTTATCCGCCGGCAACCAACATCATGAAAATCGCTTATCTTGCAAATATCCGCCTTCCGACCGAAAAGGCGCACGGCATCCAGGTGGTGCATATGTGTGCGGCGTTTGCGGCTGCAGGAAATGCTGTGACGCTTGTGGTTCCGCGGCGCCTGAATATGCTCAAAGACGACCCTTTTGTTTTCTACGGTGTCCCGCGCAACTTTTCAATCCGTAAGATTTTTGTTGCGGATTTTTTAGCGTTGCCTTTTTTGAAACAACTCGGATTTGTATTAGAGAGCATGAGTTTTATAAAGGCCTTGTGGTGGCATCTGCTTTTCAATACATATGACGCGTATTATACGCGCGACCTTGCCGTCGCGGCGGGATTGTTGACGCGTGTGCCGGTTTTTTACGAAATCCATTCGTTGCCGGAGCGTGAGAACTGGCTGCACCGTCGCGCCTGGCGGCGCGCAAAAGGAATTGTTGTGATTAGCGACGGGTTGCGAAAGGCGCTTATCGCCTTTGGCGTTCCGGAGCAAAAGATTTTACTCGCGCGCGACGCGGTTGATATGAAGAAATTTTATATTACGGCGAGTCGCGATGAATGTCGCGCGAAACTGCATCTCCCGGCTGATAAAAAAATTGTCGCGTATACCGGCCATTTGTATGATTGGAAAGGAGCCGATGTCTTAGCTCGCGCGGCGGCAGAACTTCCACCCGATACACATGTGTATGTTGTCGGCGGAACACTGGCTGACACGGAGGCATTTAATCGGCGGTTCCCTTCGGCAAACCTGCACGTGCTGGGATGGCGGAGTTCCTCCGAGATTCCGTTGTGGCTCAAGGCGGCGGACGTACTCGTGCTTCCCACCAGTGGCAAAACAGCCATCGGCGCGCGCTATACTTCTCCGATGAAGCTTTTTGAATATATGGCCTCCGGTACGCCGATTGTCGCCTCTGATCTCCCGTCGATTCGCGAGGTGCTTAATGAGTCGCAGGCAATTTTTGTCCACCCCGATGACTCTTTGGCGCTTGCCGGTGGAATTGCTGCCGTACTTCACAATGAGCATGCGGCGCACCAGATTGCGCTTGCCGCGCAGAACCATGTTCGGGAATATAGCTGGGAAAACCGCGCGCTGCAGATTATTAAATTTATGGAAAGTTTTTAG
- the asnB gene encoding asparagine synthase (glutamine-hydrolyzing), producing MCSINGFNFKDEALIKSMNAATVHRGPDGTDVFVADGISLGHDRLSIIDLSSAASQPMKSADGRLVIVFNGEIYNYRELKEELKSGYPFRTASDTEVILVAYAKWGKECVKKFNGIFAFAIWDAAKQELFLARDHAGVKPLYYYFDPSTSSGQARFIFSSEIKAILAHDIARAVSKEAMNFYFHLYYVPEPLTMFQNIFKLPAASRAVFTNGKLTIEKYWEVTDFTDVVSRDEARREIRRLFDDSVKRQLISDRPVGVFLSGGMDSTAVLGSVVAAAGKAQTFSVGFDVDVQRDKFNADVRLARMTAAHYGAEHHELMIGAKDIGDNLERIAWHLDEPNFNPTAGAMYLLSKMAKENVAVVLGGDGGDELFGGYPRYWYSRAITAFQRLPFHSALAGCFGKNNAQKLRLPADASRVVAFLAEKENNVVGVLSRDVSDPETITRHFSERYFASAQPRDFEKVFMNIDRQSWLVDESLMRSDKMTMGHGLECRVPMLDYRLAELAAKIPTRWKFSLLGNTGRHFQGKRIWRDAIADYLPPHVAREPKRGWFTPMAKWMRGELKDRVRDILANIPQEFFNREEVRRMFEAHVTGERYNLNMIWAIVMWELWYEQFIRRQPTS from the coding sequence GTGTGTAGCATCAATGGATTTAATTTCAAAGACGAGGCGCTCATTAAGAGCATGAACGCCGCCACAGTTCATCGGGGACCCGATGGGACCGATGTTTTTGTTGCAGATGGAATTTCGCTCGGCCACGACCGCTTGAGCATTATTGATTTGAGTTCTGCCGCCAGCCAGCCGATGAAAAGCGCGGATGGGCGGCTGGTTATTGTTTTTAACGGTGAGATTTACAATTACCGTGAGTTGAAAGAAGAGTTAAAGTCCGGTTATCCGTTCCGCACGGCGAGCGACACCGAGGTAATTTTGGTGGCGTACGCGAAGTGGGGGAAAGAGTGCGTCAAAAAGTTCAACGGCATTTTTGCGTTTGCCATTTGGGACGCGGCGAAGCAAGAACTGTTTCTCGCGCGCGATCACGCGGGCGTGAAGCCGCTGTACTACTACTTTGACCCTTCGACGAGCTCAGGGCAGGCGCGATTTATTTTTTCATCGGAGATTAAGGCGATTCTTGCGCATGATATCGCTCGGGCGGTTTCCAAGGAGGCGATGAATTTTTATTTTCATCTTTACTATGTGCCGGAGCCGCTTACGATGTTTCAAAATATTTTCAAGCTTCCCGCGGCGAGCCGCGCCGTATTCACAAACGGAAAGCTGACGATCGAAAAGTATTGGGAGGTGACGGATTTTACGGATGTTGTCTCGCGTGATGAAGCACGGCGTGAGATCCGGCGGTTGTTTGACGACTCTGTAAAGCGTCAGCTTATTTCCGACAGACCCGTCGGTGTGTTTCTTTCGGGAGGCATGGATTCCACAGCGGTGTTGGGCTCGGTTGTTGCCGCCGCGGGCAAAGCGCAGACATTTTCCGTGGGGTTTGACGTTGATGTGCAGCGGGATAAATTTAATGCTGATGTTCGCCTCGCGCGGATGACCGCGGCGCACTACGGAGCAGAGCATCACGAGCTTATGATCGGGGCAAAAGATATCGGTGATAATTTGGAACGTATCGCGTGGCACCTGGATGAGCCAAATTTTAACCCGACCGCGGGCGCGATGTATCTGTTGTCAAAAATGGCGAAGGAAAACGTGGCGGTGGTTTTGGGCGGCGACGGGGGAGACGAGCTCTTCGGCGGTTATCCGCGGTATTGGTACAGCCGCGCGATTACCGCGTTCCAGCGGCTGCCGTTCCACTCCGCGCTTGCGGGTTGTTTCGGGAAAAACAACGCGCAAAAGCTGCGACTTCCGGCGGATGCGTCGCGCGTGGTCGCGTTCCTCGCGGAAAAAGAGAATAATGTAGTCGGCGTGCTTTCGCGTGACGTCAGCGACCCCGAGACAATCACGAGGCATTTTAGCGAGCGGTATTTTGCATCGGCGCAACCGCGCGATTTTGAGAAAGTATTCATGAACATTGATCGGCAGAGCTGGCTGGTGGACGAGTCGCTGATGCGGTCGGATAAAATGACGATGGGTCATGGACTTGAGTGTCGAGTACCTATGCTGGATTATCGGCTCGCGGAGCTTGCCGCGAAGATTCCCACGCGATGGAAGTTTTCGCTTTTAGGGAATACCGGAAGGCATTTCCAGGGCAAGCGCATTTGGCGCGATGCGATCGCGGACTATCTGCCGCCGCATGTGGCGCGTGAGCCGAAGCGCGGCTGGTTTACGCCTATGGCAAAGTGGATGCGCGGCGAGCTGAAAGATAGGGTTCGAGATATCCTCGCGAACATTCCGCAAGAGTTTTTCAATCGTGAAGAAGTCCGGCGGATGTTTGAGGCGCATGTTACGGGAGAGCGGTATAATCTTAATATGATTTGGGCGATTGTTATGTGGGAGTTATGGTACGAACAATTTATCCGCCGGCAACCAACATCATGA
- a CDS encoding glycosyltransferase family 39 protein — protein MSRFKIALLLIIAVAFFVRLAGISYGLPMWLVSDEPPFIFGALKMMELRSLVPALHAAEFGRILYFPPYLSYIYLVLFIPVLVIKYLLFSGTFPQFISATTLDPSALFIAARLASVVLGTATVWLVYKIGKNVFAAEAPALYSAAFLALSFLHANFSHWARHWVPATFFFALVMYVLSRADIAARRRYLLATLFAGIGVGINYQAGLSALFIALWFLLYDRLSLRERWVYGSALLFTALVALAYALYPGGLVVHAENVVGGAKSIIGFFAGYGFYAKKLIETESAFFVFIIAGLLYAFLRKRRFFAVASLFSFAYIAVFYLFFFHMDRYILMLYPLFALVAGYGMHEATMWIAARSRFLAYGLGVVVFGTMAAGVLRFDSLLLKNDTRVQAAEWTAANVPAGEKVVTFARLMRIPTTADAVQEQRRLDPGSLRSADVATEALPEELLPSPRYHALNLFAAQPGPFTDHLSEYMQANDYAYLLYSPEFVAGYGISDHLASLGETVGIFSGSADNSDDITNGFGGGLLKMFALRSNGPTMVVKAIKQLSN, from the coding sequence ATGTCTCGCTTCAAAATCGCGTTACTTTTGATTATCGCGGTTGCGTTTTTCGTGCGTCTTGCGGGGATTTCTTACGGTTTGCCGATGTGGCTTGTCTCGGACGAGCCGCCGTTTATTTTTGGAGCGCTAAAGATGATGGAGCTCCGTAGCCTAGTGCCGGCGCTTCATGCCGCGGAGTTCGGGCGCATTCTCTATTTTCCGCCATATCTTTCCTACATCTACCTTGTACTTTTTATTCCCGTGCTCGTGATAAAATATTTGCTGTTTTCCGGGACGTTCCCGCAGTTTATTTCCGCAACAACGCTTGACCCCTCGGCGCTTTTTATTGCCGCGCGTCTCGCGAGTGTCGTCCTCGGCACCGCGACGGTTTGGCTTGTTTATAAAATCGGGAAGAATGTTTTTGCGGCGGAAGCGCCCGCGCTATATTCGGCCGCATTTTTGGCATTAAGTTTTCTCCATGCAAATTTTTCGCATTGGGCGCGACATTGGGTTCCGGCAACGTTTTTCTTTGCGCTCGTCATGTACGTGCTTTCCCGCGCTGATATTGCGGCGCGGCGGCGCTACCTCCTCGCCACGCTTTTTGCCGGCATAGGTGTCGGTATCAACTACCAGGCCGGACTTTCGGCGTTGTTTATCGCGCTGTGGTTTTTGTTGTATGACCGGCTGTCTTTGAGGGAGCGGTGGGTTTACGGGAGCGCGCTGCTTTTTACGGCACTTGTGGCACTGGCTTACGCGCTTTATCCCGGGGGACTTGTGGTGCACGCGGAGAATGTTGTTGGGGGAGCAAAGAGCATTATTGGATTTTTCGCGGGATACGGATTTTATGCAAAAAAGCTCATTGAAACGGAGTCGGCGTTTTTCGTGTTTATTATTGCGGGGTTGCTTTACGCATTCCTCCGCAAGCGCAGGTTTTTTGCGGTTGCGTCGCTCTTTTCTTTCGCCTATATCGCCGTCTTCTACTTGTTCTTCTTTCACATGGACCGGTACATCCTGATGCTTTATCCGCTGTTCGCGCTTGTCGCGGGGTACGGGATGCACGAAGCAACTATGTGGATTGCGGCGCGTTCAAGGTTTCTTGCGTATGGCCTTGGTGTCGTTGTGTTTGGAACGATGGCGGCGGGAGTGCTGCGGTTTGACTCGCTGCTTCTCAAAAATGATACGCGCGTGCAGGCGGCAGAGTGGACTGCGGCAAATGTTCCAGCCGGAGAAAAAGTGGTTACATTCGCGCGCCTGATGCGGATTCCCACGACCGCCGATGCGGTTCAAGAACAGCGACGCCTTGACCCCGGCTCGCTTCGGAGCGCGGACGTGGCGACTGAAGCGTTGCCGGAGGAGCTGCTGCCCTCGCCGCGCTACCACGCGCTGAATCTTTTCGCCGCGCAGCCCGGCCCATTCACCGACCATCTCTCCGAATATATGCAGGCGAATGATTACGCGTATCTTCTGTATAGTCCGGAATTTGTTGCAGGGTATGGCATTTCCGACCATCTCGCGAGCTTAGGCGAAACTGTTGGAATATTTTCGGGCTCTGCGGATAACTCCGATGACATCACGAACGGTTTCGGCGGTGGACTATTGAAAATGTTCGCGCTTCGGTCGAATGGACCAACGATGGTCGTTAAAGCAATAAAACAATTAAGCAATTAA
- a CDS encoding DegT/DnrJ/EryC1/StrS family aminotransferase: MKPSKKSAAKQYYGIFNMKKTFQPGKDKVYYAQASYGKEEINAVVKCLEEGWLGMGKYVAEFEQKVSGIFGHTHGLVVNSGSSADYLAFKVLGLPEGSEVITPACTFPTTYSAILLAGCMPVVGDSEIGSYNLDLKNLEKMLSPKTRAVMIPHTLGNLNDMEVLSAFCKKHNLYLVEDSCDTIGGTFNGKPTGAYSDMTTSSFYASHITTAGGGGGILCMSKPEFWRTAYAFREWGRAALDNNEDISERFTTELTGISYDRKFTYTHMGHNLKPVEMMFAFGLVQLKKLNKFIGMRRAVFDGLYNFFSGYEDYFILPKEHPKAKVAWLAFPLTLKDNVPFTRLELVSYLEAANIQTRLLFAGNILRQPGYKDTPRRIVGTLANADKIMRDSFVIGAHQCITPKMLSYVKATFKKFLDSKKPGKVR; this comes from the coding sequence ATGAAACCCTCTAAAAAATCCGCGGCGAAGCAGTATTACGGCATTTTTAATATGAAAAAAACTTTTCAACCCGGAAAGGACAAGGTGTATTACGCGCAGGCGTCGTACGGCAAAGAGGAGATTAACGCCGTTGTGAAGTGCTTAGAAGAAGGGTGGCTGGGGATGGGAAAATATGTCGCGGAGTTTGAACAAAAAGTTTCGGGCATTTTTGGGCACACGCACGGATTGGTGGTCAATTCCGGTTCTTCGGCGGATTATCTTGCGTTTAAAGTGCTGGGCTTGCCTGAAGGAAGCGAGGTGATTACTCCGGCCTGTACTTTCCCCACAACCTATAGCGCGATATTGCTCGCCGGATGCATGCCGGTGGTCGGGGACTCAGAGATTGGTAGTTACAATCTTGACCTCAAAAATTTGGAGAAGATGCTTTCGCCCAAGACGCGCGCGGTGATGATTCCGCACACGCTCGGCAATTTGAATGATATGGAAGTGCTGAGCGCGTTCTGTAAAAAACATAACCTGTATCTTGTTGAGGACAGCTGTGACACCATTGGCGGGACATTCAACGGAAAGCCGACCGGCGCCTATAGCGACATGACGACCTCCAGTTTTTACGCCTCGCACATCACGACCGCGGGCGGAGGCGGCGGAATTCTTTGCATGTCAAAACCGGAGTTTTGGCGGACTGCGTATGCGTTCCGCGAATGGGGAAGAGCGGCGCTGGATAATAACGAGGATATCAGCGAGCGTTTCACGACGGAGTTGACCGGTATATCTTATGACCGCAAGTTCACCTACACGCACATGGGCCACAACTTAAAGCCCGTGGAGATGATGTTCGCGTTCGGGTTGGTGCAGCTCAAGAAACTGAATAAGTTTATCGGTATGCGTCGCGCGGTGTTTGACGGGCTCTACAACTTTTTCAGCGGGTACGAGGACTACTTTATTTTGCCGAAAGAGCATCCGAAGGCGAAGGTGGCATGGCTCGCGTTTCCGCTGACGCTCAAGGACAATGTTCCGTTTACGCGTCTTGAGCTGGTGAGTTATCTTGAGGCGGCAAATATCCAGACACGTCTTTTGTTCGCGGGAAACATCTTGCGCCAGCCGGGATACAAAGACACGCCGCGGCGCATTGTCGGGACACTCGCGAACGCGGATAAGATCATGCGCGACTCGTTTGTCATCGGCGCGCACCAATGCATCACGCCAAAGATGCTCAGCTACGTGAAGGCCACGTTCAAGAAGTTTTTGGACTCCAAAAAGCCGGGAAAGGTGAGATAG
- a CDS encoding NAD(P)-dependent oxidoreductase codes for MKQYVITGGLGLIGSLLANSVEGDVTVIDRAGAPKDRLTRKDARIVLKDLNALEAADIDSADVIYHCASTVHNYHVLDNPYIDVDTNLKGTIRLLELVKDMAKKPLVIYPSTFFVYGNTCDKSGGKPVNEESATDPRALYPATKLCAESIIKLYARLYDIPYLITRLTNVYAEGEDFTQKKKGALSFLIMSAVKGEEVTMYGDGSFYRDYIYVNDVIDALRFLESHAKNDTFLIGYGSPVKFRTMMDYVLEYTGRRSKLVQMEPPAFHRAVGVGNFIADTSKINALGWKAKIDYKTGLSRVIEAYKKLSG; via the coding sequence ATGAAGCAATACGTTATAACCGGAGGGCTCGGGCTTATCGGCTCATTGCTTGCAAATAGCGTGGAGGGGGATGTGACCGTGATTGACCGCGCCGGCGCCCCTAAAGATCGGCTGACGCGAAAAGATGCGCGGATTGTGTTGAAAGACCTCAACGCGCTTGAAGCCGCGGACATAGACAGTGCGGACGTCATCTATCACTGCGCGAGCACGGTGCACAATTATCATGTGCTTGATAACCCGTATATTGACGTTGACACCAACCTCAAAGGGACCATTCGGCTGCTGGAGCTGGTGAAGGATATGGCAAAAAAACCGCTCGTCATCTATCCCTCCACGTTTTTTGTGTACGGTAACACGTGCGATAAAAGCGGGGGCAAACCCGTGAACGAAGAAAGCGCGACGGACCCGCGGGCGCTCTACCCCGCGACAAAACTTTGCGCCGAAAGCATTATCAAGCTCTACGCGCGGCTGTACGACATCCCGTACCTCATTACGCGTCTCACGAATGTGTATGCCGAAGGGGAGGATTTTACGCAAAAGAAGAAGGGCGCCTTGAGTTTTCTTATTATGAGCGCGGTGAAGGGCGAGGAGGTGACCATGTATGGCGACGGAAGTTTTTACCGCGACTATATTTATGTGAATGATGTTATTGACGCCCTGCGATTTCTGGAGTCACATGCCAAGAACGACACGTTTTTGATCGGATATGGTTCGCCGGTGAAGTTTAGGACAATGATGGACTATGTGTTGGAGTATACCGGACGGCGTTCTAAGCTTGTGCAAATGGAACCGCCGGCGTTTCACCGCGCGGTGGGCGTTGGTAACTTTATCGCCGACACTTCCAAAATCAATGCGTTGGGATGGAAGGCGAAGATAGATTATAAAACGGGATTGTCGCGGGTTATCGAGGCATACAAGAAGTTGTCCGGATAG
- a CDS encoding glycosyltransferase family 2 protein, with product MTRLANGKKVVVCMIAYRAEKTVEKTYRAIPLDWVDEVILCDDGGGDRTAEISRSLGIKTIVHEVNRGYGANQKTCYNEALKDGADIVVMLHADYQYDPSLIPEMVRPIVEGRADATFGSRMAVKRNALKGGMPIWKFIPNIVLSLVENSVFRLGLSEYHTGYRAYSRKVLETIPFNDNSDGFMFDAEVFPQLRIGKFRVAEVAIPTRYFKEASSVNFKSSVKYGLNSLRVVVKYILYKLGIKKFPIFEMEGNKAIKQ from the coding sequence ATGACCCGCCTCGCAAATGGCAAAAAAGTCGTGGTATGTATGATCGCGTACCGCGCCGAGAAAACCGTTGAAAAAACGTACCGCGCCATTCCTCTTGATTGGGTGGATGAGGTGATTTTGTGCGACGATGGTGGGGGTGACCGCACCGCGGAGATTTCCCGATCGCTGGGTATCAAGACCATCGTACATGAGGTGAATCGCGGGTACGGCGCAAACCAAAAGACGTGTTACAACGAGGCGTTGAAGGATGGCGCCGATATTGTGGTGATGCTCCACGCGGATTATCAGTATGACCCGTCGCTTATTCCGGAAATGGTTCGGCCGATTGTCGAAGGCCGGGCGGACGCGACGTTCGGTTCGCGTATGGCGGTGAAGCGCAATGCCCTAAAAGGGGGAATGCCGATCTGGAAATTTATTCCCAATATCGTCCTTTCGCTTGTTGAGAATTCGGTGTTCCGGCTGGGTCTCTCCGAATATCACACCGGGTACCGCGCGTATAGCAGAAAAGTTTTGGAGACAATTCCGTTTAACGACAATTCCGACGGCTTTATGTTTGACGCCGAGGTATTTCCGCAGTTGCGGATCGGCAAATTCCGCGTTGCGGAGGTGGCGATCCCCACGCGGTACTTTAAGGAAGCGTCATCGGTGAATTTTAAAAGCAGCGTGAAATACGGATTAAACTCGCTCCGCGTGGTGGTGAAGTATATTTTGTACAAGCTTGGCATAAAAAAGTTTCCGATATTTGAAATGGAAGGCAATAAAGCAATTAAGCAATAG
- the dinD gene encoding DNA damage-inducible protein D translates to MTNEIAPPSIHKDFEGIKNVDENGVEYWDARELLPILGYEKWQNAEDVIARAARACINSGQDVDNHFTKLSKMVNIGSNTVREVVNYKLDRYACYLIAQNGDPKKIEIAMAQTYFAIQTRRQEVFEQLPDAEKRLFIRSEVSDYNKKLFKTARQAGVSKFGLFNDAGYRGLYGMPLSEIERRKGINKGELLDRAGSTELAANLFRITQTDEKLKKDNIQGESLAAQTHFMVGGKVRQTIKEIGGTTPEYLPTEKHIKEVKKEVKQLERMEKKKIDGKRKPI, encoded by the coding sequence ATGACCAATGAAATAGCGCCGCCAAGCATTCATAAGGATTTTGAGGGCATCAAAAATGTTGACGAGAATGGGGTTGAGTATTGGGATGCGCGGGAGTTGTTGCCTATTTTGGGTTATGAAAAATGGCAAAATGCAGAGGATGTGATTGCGAGAGCGGCTAGAGCTTGTATTAACAGCGGTCAGGATGTGGATAACCATTTTACTAAGCTCAGTAAAATGGTCAATATTGGCTCAAATACGGTTCGAGAAGTGGTCAATTATAAACTCGATCGCTACGCCTGCTATCTTATTGCTCAGAATGGAGACCCTAAAAAAATCGAAATAGCGATGGCTCAGACCTATTTTGCTATTCAGACAAGAAGGCAGGAAGTTTTTGAACAGTTACCCGATGCCGAAAAGAGATTATTCATTCGCAGCGAAGTATCTGACTACAACAAGAAACTTTTCAAGACGGCAAGGCAAGCTGGGGTGAGCAAGTTCGGGTTGTTTAATGATGCTGGATATAGAGGTCTTTATGGGATGCCATTATCGGAGATTGAACGTAGAAAGGGAATAAACAAGGGAGAATTATTAGATAGGGCTGGTTCTACCGAGTTGGCGGCTAATTTGTTTCGTATTACTCAAACCGATGAGAAATTAAAAAAGGATAACATACAAGGAGAAAGTTTGGCCGCCCAAACACATTTTATGGTGGGCGGAAAAGTCCGGCAGACCATTAAGGAAATTGGTGGGACGACGCCAGAGTATCTGCCAACAGAAAAACACATTAAAGAAGTGAAGAAAGAGGTGAAACAACTAGAGAGGATGGAGAAGAAAAAAATTGATGGTAAAAGGAAGCCTATTTAG